The following nucleotide sequence is from Streptomyces bathyalis.
GGTTCTCGTTCGAGGACAGCTTGAACGCAGCGGGCCCCGAGGCGGCCGGGCGGCCCGGCTTGTACGTGGGAATGCCTTCGAGCGCGCCGCGCAGCCTGGGCTTGTTCTCGCTCACCGCTGACTCCTCCTCGTCCCTGCCACCGACATCAATACTGCTAACCCTAAGAGGAATCCGACAGAGGGCGTACGGGCTTGCATCATGAGCCCCCTCACGCACTTCCGCGCTGGTGGCTCGAGCCGTGGCGCGCATCACTCATGAAGGTGAGTTGAGACCTCCTCGCAACATGGCCGTGTCCGTCGGCGCAATCGCCCGTCGAGGAGGCCAAAGTTCATGATGGGTCGTCAACTCTCGTGAATTCCAAGGCACTTGGCTTGGTCAGCACATGCAGAATCGTGCCTTCTGGGGTCCCCCCGAAGTGTCCCGCACCCCCTCCGTCACGGGCCTACGATCGGGGCGCCATGACAGCAGCAGAGAAGCATCAGGTAAGCCGGGCATCGGCCTCGCGCCGGGCACGCGGGGGGAGCCGGCTGAGCGGGCGCGCGGGCATCCGCGATGTCGCCGCCGCGGCCGGTGTCTCGATCACGACTGTCTCCGACGCGCTCAACGGCAAGGGCCGCCTCCCCGACGCCACCCGCAGCCATGTGCGCGAGGTCGCCCAGCGCCTGGGCTACCGGCCCTCGGCCGCCGCCCGCACGCTCCGCACCGGCAAGTCCGGCCTGATCGGGCTCACGGTCACCACGTACGGCGAAGAACCGTTCACTTTCACCGAGTTCGCCTACTTCGCCGAGATGGCCAGGGCCGCGACCTCGGCCGCGCTCGCACGCGGATACGCCCTGGTGATCCTGCCCGCCACATCGCGGCACGACCTGTGGTCGAACGTCGCACTCGACGGCACCGTCGTCATCGACCCCTCCGACGAGGACCCGGTCGTCACGGAACTCGTCCGCTCAGGTCTGCCCGTCGTCTCCGACGGACGCCCCAGCGGCTCGCTGCCCGTCGCCGCATGGGTCGACAACGACCACGAGGAGGCCGTCCGCGGCCTCCTCGACCACCTCGCCGAAGCGGGCGCACGCCG
It contains:
- a CDS encoding LacI family DNA-binding transcriptional regulator; translated protein: MTAAEKHQVSRASASRRARGGSRLSGRAGIRDVAAAAGVSITTVSDALNGKGRLPDATRSHVREVAQRLGYRPSAAARTLRTGKSGLIGLTVTTYGEEPFTFTEFAYFAEMARAATSAALARGYALVILPATSRHDLWSNVALDGTVVIDPSDEDPVVTELVRSGLPVVSDGRPSGSLPVAAWVDNDHEEAVRGLLDHLAEAGARRIGLLTGTSTDTYTRLSTTAYFDWCARVGQEPVYEHYPAHDHCAGAVAADRLLARPDRPDAVYGLFDPNGTDLLAAARRYGLRVPEDLLLVCCSESSVYATTEPPITTLSLKPGRIGNTVIQLLIDAIEGIGGDAPVHQVMPTDLIIRTSSQRRSPRTTVSAPRSPGNAPGPSDPADA